In the Negativicutes bacterium genome, one interval contains:
- a CDS encoding Mur ligase family protein, whose product MRYSLAVFVAKLAAGTIRRLKLGGGTSFPGQLANQIDPACLSELNRRLPLGSIVITGTNGKTTTAALISAVLEENRIKVVHNKTGANLLPGITASFLKSTDLFGHLHQDCAVIEADEAAFPLLCQAITPKIVIVTNFFRDQLDRFGELDKTVSFIRRGLTALPAGTTVFLNGDDPIVVGLAGVQGLDYHYFGIDDEKFGRQSMEQTAEGKYCPRCGAMLTYERYYYAHLGIYHCPACAFERPPLDLFATKIRLKGLLGSEFSIQNAAGRAVPVEFQLPGLYNVYNALAAWCAVEKMQIPPQRLAAGIAAFRHAFGRMERLEVAGRSVIMALVKNPTGCNEVIRTFLQQEGQLHLLLALNDNYADGTDISWIWDVDYEQLQTAADRLASLTFSGSRAFDMALRLKYAGLSLEKEQVIPDLATALAAAVQLTPVGEMLLIMPNYTSMLGLRSILAEQGYVQQYWEE is encoded by the coding sequence ATGCGTTATTCCCTGGCTGTTTTTGTTGCGAAGCTAGCCGCAGGCACGATTCGCAGGCTGAAGCTGGGAGGAGGTACTTCTTTTCCCGGTCAATTGGCCAATCAAATTGATCCTGCCTGTCTGTCGGAACTGAACCGACGATTGCCCCTGGGCAGCATTGTGATCACGGGCACCAACGGTAAAACAACGACTGCAGCTCTGATCAGCGCTGTCCTGGAAGAAAATAGGATCAAAGTGGTTCATAACAAAACAGGAGCCAATTTGCTGCCCGGCATCACGGCATCATTTTTAAAATCCACCGATCTATTCGGTCATCTGCATCAGGATTGCGCCGTAATTGAAGCGGACGAAGCGGCTTTTCCGCTCTTGTGTCAGGCGATCACACCAAAGATCGTCATTGTAACTAACTTTTTCCGTGACCAATTGGATCGTTTTGGCGAACTGGATAAAACGGTTTCTTTTATTCGGCGCGGTCTGACCGCGCTGCCGGCGGGCACAACCGTATTTTTAAATGGCGATGATCCCATTGTAGTTGGTCTGGCCGGCGTGCAAGGCTTAGATTATCATTATTTTGGTATTGATGATGAGAAATTTGGACGTCAAAGCATGGAGCAGACTGCAGAAGGCAAATATTGCCCACGCTGCGGCGCCATGCTGACCTATGAGCGCTATTACTATGCCCATCTGGGTATTTACCACTGTCCTGCCTGCGCTTTTGAGCGCCCGCCGCTGGATCTGTTTGCCACTAAAATTCGCCTGAAGGGCTTGCTGGGCAGCGAGTTTTCCATTCAAAACGCAGCCGGCCGCGCAGTGCCGGTCGAATTCCAATTACCGGGTCTCTATAATGTCTACAACGCGTTGGCAGCGTGGTGTGCGGTAGAAAAGATGCAAATACCGCCGCAGCGGCTGGCAGCAGGGATTGCCGCCTTTCGGCACGCTTTTGGCCGTATGGAACGGCTGGAAGTAGCCGGCCGCAGCGTGATCATGGCACTGGTGAAAAATCCAACCGGCTGCAATGAGGTGATCCGTACTTTCTTACAACAGGAAGGGCAGTTGCATCTTTTATTGGCCCTGAATGATAATTATGCGGATGGAACCGATATTTCCTGGATCTGGGATGTGGATTATGAACAATTGCAGACAGCGGCCGACAGGCTCGCCAGCCTGACATTCAGCGGTAGCCGGGCCTTCGATATGGCGCTGCGGCTCAAGTACGCCGGCCTCAGTCTGGAGAAGGAACAGGTGATTCCCGACCTGGCAACCGCACTTGCCGCGGCGGTGCAGCTAACACCGGTGGGCGAGATGCTGCTGATCATGCCGAATTATACCTCTATGCTGGGCTTGCGTTCGATTCTGGCGGAACAAGGCTATGTACAGCAATATTGGGAGGAATAG
- the rpmB gene encoding 50S ribosomal protein L28 — translation MARVCEICGKGMTTGNNVSKRGNRNHKTIAPNLQTVHAIVGGTPKRMQVCTRCIRSGKVQRAL, via the coding sequence ATGGCACGAGTATGTGAAATTTGCGGTAAGGGCATGACCACAGGCAACAATGTCAGTAAACGTGGTAATCGGAATCATAAAACGATTGCGCCAAACCTGCAGACCGTGCATGCGATCGTAGGAGGAACTCCTAAACGTATGCAAGTTTGTACCCGTTGTATCCGTTCCGGCAAAGTGCAAAGAGCGCTCTAA
- a CDS encoding GNAT family N-acetyltransferase: MGKQQKRIAKKVRLVSLTAENLKQCLALEVNPEQEYYVASNRQSLAKAAVNKSARPFLIMDGETAVGFVMFNVKKEKDYYEIWRFMIDQAYQGCGYGKAAMRLCMSYLKAAGGSRAVLTCIGDNEPARQLYRSYGFVPIAQGGDEIDMAAELI; this comes from the coding sequence ATGGGAAAACAACAAAAAAGGATTGCCAAAAAAGTGCGTTTGGTCTCTCTAACAGCGGAGAATCTCAAGCAATGTCTGGCTCTGGAAGTAAATCCGGAACAAGAGTATTATGTTGCCTCCAATCGTCAGTCCTTGGCGAAGGCTGCGGTAAATAAAAGCGCCAGACCTTTTCTGATTATGGATGGAGAAACCGCTGTGGGCTTTGTCATGTTCAATGTAAAAAAAGAAAAAGACTATTATGAGATCTGGCGTTTCATGATTGATCAGGCCTACCAGGGCTGCGGTTATGGCAAAGCTGCCATGCGCCTCTGTATGAGTTATCTGAAGGCTGCCGGCGGCAGCCGGGCTGTTCTGACTTGTATCGGCGATAATGAACCGGCCAGGCAATTATACCGCAGCTATGGTTTTGTGCCAATCGCCCAGGGAGGCGATGAGATTGATATGGCAGCTGAGCTCATCTAA
- a CDS encoding GrpB family protein, translating to MHKKKVIVLPYDPNWPNEFAKIKSELAAALPLPNLEIEHVGSTSGPGLAAKPVIDLDLIMGDDLFGEIKQRLLAVFYIHEGELGIPDREAFQ from the coding sequence TTGCATAAAAAGAAAGTGATTGTTCTGCCTTATGATCCAAACTGGCCCAACGAATTCGCAAAAATCAAATCGGAGCTGGCAGCCGCCTTGCCGCTGCCCAATCTTGAGATCGAACATGTCGGCAGTACATCGGGGCCGGGTTTAGCGGCAAAACCGGTGATTGATCTGGACTTGATCATGGGAGACGATTTGTTTGGCGAAATCAAACAGAGACTGCTGGCGGTCTTTTATATTCATGAAGGAGAACTTGGCATACCAGACCGGGAAGCATTTCAATAA
- a CDS encoding dipeptide ABC transporter ATP-binding protein — protein MSNEILLDVRHLKTYFPIKNGLFSKVTGYIKAVDDVSFLIRKGETLGLVGESGCGKTTTGKSILRLNEYAVGEVFFEGQDIMKLNRDDMRKIRREMQLIYQDPYSSLNPRMSIGDIIAEPLEIHNICKGAERDKRVKELLSVVGLSPYHARRYPHEFSGGQRQRIGIARALALNPKLIVCDEPVSALDVSIQSQILNLLDELQDEYGLTYLFIAHGLAVIKHISDRVGVMYLGKMVEICSSEELYGNPLHPYTEALMSAIPIPEPGLERHRILLEGDVPSPVNPPGGCRFHTRCRKAFAKCHEVEPELIDVGNEHQVACHLYTIGQTAETKS, from the coding sequence ATGTCAAATGAAATTTTACTGGATGTTCGTCACCTCAAGACTTATTTTCCCATCAAAAATGGGCTGTTTTCCAAAGTAACCGGTTATATCAAAGCGGTGGATGACGTCAGTTTTCTAATTCGTAAAGGAGAAACACTGGGTTTGGTAGGAGAATCCGGCTGCGGTAAAACGACGACCGGAAAATCTATTCTGCGGCTGAACGAATATGCCGTGGGAGAAGTTTTCTTTGAAGGTCAGGATATCATGAAATTGAATCGCGATGATATGCGGAAAATTCGCCGTGAGATGCAGCTGATTTATCAGGATCCTTATTCTTCGCTGAATCCGCGCATGAGCATTGGCGACATCATAGCGGAACCTTTGGAGATTCACAATATATGCAAAGGTGCCGAACGTGACAAGAGAGTCAAAGAATTGCTGAGTGTCGTTGGTCTTTCGCCCTATCATGCCAGACGTTATCCGCATGAATTTTCCGGCGGTCAACGGCAGAGAATCGGTATCGCCAGAGCTTTGGCCCTGAATCCGAAATTGATTGTCTGTGATGAGCCGGTCTCTGCCCTGGATGTCTCCATTCAGTCGCAGATCCTCAATCTCTTAGACGAATTACAGGATGAATACGGCTTAACTTATTTATTCATCGCGCATGGCCTGGCGGTGATCAAACACATTTCCGACCGGGTAGGCGTGATGTATTTGGGAAAAATGGTCGAAATTTGCAGCAGCGAGGAATTATACGGCAATCCGCTGCATCCTTATACCGAAGCGCTGATGTCCGCCATTCCCATTCCGGAACCCGGTTTGGAGCGTCACCGCATTTTGCTGGAAGGCGATGTGCCCAGTCCGGTAAATCCACCCGGTGGCTGCCGGTTTCATACGCGCTGCAGAAAAGCATTTGCCAAATGCCATGAAGTCGAACCGGAATTGATCGACGTAGGCAACGAGCACCAGGTTGCCTGCCATTTATATACGATCGGCCAGACAGCCGAGACGAAATCATGA
- a CDS encoding glutamine amidotransferase, with translation MNFKIAHLYPNQMNLYGDKGNVIALARRAEWHGLQPQVITLAPGETFAPDDFDLLFIGGGQDREQKLICQDFQEVKKNCLIDAVEDDMVILAICGGYQLLGKYYQVDEKQIIPGIGILDVWTVAGSKRLIGNVLIESNTPGGRLVGFENHSGLTYLGPTAKPLGKVIAGYGNNGEDGWEGCIYRNVFGSYLHGSLLPKNPALADYLLQLALQRRKIDWKFKTLNDEIELSAHQVAEKIAKQAKKNPGV, from the coding sequence ATGAATTTTAAAATTGCGCATCTGTATCCCAACCAAATGAATCTTTACGGAGACAAAGGCAATGTGATCGCTTTGGCCCGACGAGCCGAATGGCATGGTTTACAGCCGCAGGTGATCACGCTGGCGCCGGGTGAGACCTTCGCTCCCGATGACTTTGACCTGCTCTTTATTGGCGGAGGACAGGATCGGGAGCAAAAACTGATCTGCCAGGATTTTCAGGAAGTCAAAAAAAACTGTTTGATTGATGCGGTCGAAGACGATATGGTGATCCTGGCCATCTGTGGCGGCTATCAATTGCTGGGCAAATACTATCAGGTGGATGAAAAGCAAATCATTCCGGGCATCGGAATTTTGGATGTCTGGACGGTTGCCGGCAGCAAGCGCCTGATTGGCAATGTGCTGATTGAAAGCAATACGCCAGGCGGCAGGCTCGTTGGCTTTGAAAATCACAGTGGCTTGACCTACCTCGGACCGACAGCAAAACCCTTGGGCAAAGTGATTGCCGGTTATGGCAACAACGGGGAAGACGGCTGGGAAGGCTGCATTTACCGGAATGTTTTTGGTTCCTATCTGCATGGTTCTCTGCTGCCTAAAAACCCGGCACTGGCAGATTATCTGCTGCAATTGGCTCTGCAGCGGCGCAAAATTGATTGGAAATTTAAGACATTAAACGACGAAATTGAACTGTCAGCCCATCAAGTTGCGGAGAAAATCGCCAAACAGGCGAAAAAAAATCCAGGAGTTTGA
- a CDS encoding ABC transporter ATP-binding protein, whose translation MAERLLDIRNLSTYFYTSEGEVKAVDGVSFQINEGETLAVVGESGCGKSVTSLSVMRLIPWPPGKIVGGEILFNDRDILKMSDEEVQKIRGNEISMIFQEPMTSLNPVYSVGFQISEALELHQHLSKAQAWEKSIEMLRLVGIPLPEKRVAEFPHQLSGGMRQRVMIAMALACNPRLLIADEPTTALDVTIQAQILDLLRKLKSELGMAILLITHDLGVVAEMAERVVVMYAGKVVEEGDVVSIFHHPLHPYTAGLLESIPKLQSQSNEKLHVIEGVVPNPAHLPQGCRFSPRCPRASEPCYREEPPLQAAGSRRLACWNVKLS comes from the coding sequence GTGGCGGAACGGTTACTGGATATTAGAAACTTAAGTACTTATTTTTACACCAGTGAAGGTGAAGTAAAAGCGGTCGATGGAGTGAGTTTTCAGATCAACGAAGGTGAAACCCTGGCTGTCGTGGGGGAATCCGGCTGCGGCAAGTCTGTTACCAGTTTATCCGTCATGCGTCTGATCCCCTGGCCGCCAGGGAAAATTGTAGGCGGCGAAATTCTGTTTAATGATCGGGATATTCTGAAGATGTCGGACGAGGAAGTGCAAAAAATCCGCGGCAATGAAATTTCCATGATTTTTCAGGAACCGATGACTTCTCTGAACCCGGTTTATTCGGTTGGCTTTCAAATTTCGGAAGCCCTGGAATTGCATCAGCATCTGAGCAAAGCACAGGCCTGGGAAAAATCGATCGAGATGCTGCGCCTGGTGGGCATTCCGCTGCCGGAAAAACGGGTCGCCGAGTTTCCGCATCAGCTTTCCGGCGGTATGCGCCAACGGGTGATGATTGCCATGGCGTTAGCCTGCAATCCCCGACTTCTGATTGCGGATGAACCGACGACAGCCCTGGATGTGACCATTCAAGCGCAGATTCTGGACCTGCTGCGTAAATTAAAATCCGAGTTGGGTATGGCGATACTGCTGATTACGCATGATTTGGGTGTGGTGGCCGAAATGGCGGAACGTGTTGTCGTGATGTATGCCGGTAAAGTGGTGGAGGAAGGCGATGTGGTCAGCATCTTCCATCATCCGCTGCATCCCTATACGGCAGGCCTCTTGGAATCCATTCCAAAATTACAAAGCCAAAGCAACGAAAAACTGCATGTGATCGAAGGGGTTGTGCCAAATCCGGCACATCTGCCGCAAGGCTGCCGTTTCAGCCCGCGCTGCCCCAGAGCCAGCGAGCCGTGTTACCGTGAGGAACCGCCTTTGCAGGCAGCAGGCAGCAGACGTCTTGCCTGCTGGAATGTGAAACTATCATAA
- a CDS encoding D-alanyl-D-alanine carboxypeptidase: MIMNKFRRLILLTILTLLLAVPQTALAATPYTADCKAAILMDQESGQILLEQNANEQLAPASITKVMTMYVAMEALMNSKIALTDVVTVSKEAWEIGESSMFLNVGDKVTVEQLLQGLCVVSGNDAAICLAEHIGGSLSGFVAMMNAQAKELGMTHSHFANPHGLDAKDHYMSAADIAALCSQLYKNHPQAVKYFSQSELTYGDITQANRNPMLGKYPGVDGIKTGFTDNAGYSIAVSSLRNDWRLIAVIMGAESEETRVAEAGNLLDYGFRNFDRYVAGKKGSIVTNVAVRRGRVNSVDLLLAEDAACIIARGDQENVVVTNQIMEITAPFTQGQALAAMDISYKGVHQKTVDLIAANEVAKANFFKVIWQEIYGFFSGLIHFG, from the coding sequence ATGATAATGAACAAATTCCGGCGATTGATTTTATTGACGATACTTACACTTCTCTTAGCTGTACCGCAAACTGCGTTGGCCGCAACACCTTACACAGCCGATTGCAAAGCTGCGATTTTAATGGACCAGGAGTCGGGTCAAATTTTATTGGAACAGAATGCCAACGAACAGTTAGCGCCTGCCAGTATCACAAAAGTGATGACCATGTATGTCGCCATGGAAGCGCTGATGAATAGCAAGATTGCTTTGACCGATGTGGTAACCGTCAGCAAAGAGGCCTGGGAAATCGGCGAGTCTTCCATGTTTCTCAATGTCGGTGATAAAGTGACCGTCGAGCAACTGCTGCAGGGCTTATGTGTTGTTTCCGGCAATGATGCGGCGATTTGTCTGGCAGAGCACATCGGCGGCAGCCTGTCAGGTTTTGTTGCGATGATGAATGCCCAGGCAAAAGAACTAGGTATGACTCATTCCCACTTTGCCAATCCGCATGGCTTGGATGCGAAAGATCATTACATGTCAGCGGCGGACATTGCTGCGCTCTGCAGCCAGCTTTATAAAAACCATCCTCAAGCCGTAAAATATTTCTCCCAAAGCGAACTAACCTATGGCGATATTACACAAGCCAACCGAAATCCGATGCTGGGCAAATACCCCGGCGTGGACGGGATCAAAACCGGTTTTACCGATAATGCCGGTTATTCCATCGCAGTCAGCTCTCTGCGCAATGACTGGCGCCTGATCGCAGTGATTATGGGCGCCGAAAGCGAAGAAACAAGGGTAGCCGAGGCAGGCAATTTATTGGATTATGGCTTTCGCAATTTTGATCGTTATGTGGCCGGCAAAAAGGGCAGTATTGTGACAAACGTGGCGGTACGGCGCGGCCGGGTAAACAGCGTGGATTTGCTCTTGGCGGAAGATGCAGCCTGTATCATAGCCAGAGGAGATCAGGAAAATGTAGTAGTTACGAATCAAATTATGGAAATTACAGCTCCTTTTACACAGGGGCAAGCCTTAGCTGCCATGGACATTTCCTACAAGGGGGTTCATCAAAAGACGGTTGACTTAATTGCCGCGAATGAAGTGGCAAAAGCAAACTTTTTTAAAGTGATCTGGCAGGAAATTTATGGTTTTTTCAGCGGATTGATTCATTTTGGATAA
- a CDS encoding cobalt transporter has protein sequence MKLYGYGEHYLIPMETADLSVWPEKYILVMDSREFSLYKTVCGFAEPRVVDFDSIRLSKVESHFDYYLGTFLMPNLSDTEDDKKFVYYIKPGRIVFVDDKNTVLPLLQCIVETKNWQQISPERFLFDFFDDLTGDDIDVLEELEERISNLEDAVLAGNLENFNEKMIVCHKELLTLLNCYTQIIEIAHTFHNNENNCFQINRLYLFRLFAERTERLKNNTQSIREYSMQIREVYRSSIELRQNNIMTVFTIITSVFTPLTFIVGWYGMNFVHMPELHWQYGYPAVILISILTVLLCLWLFKKKKYI, from the coding sequence ATGAAGTTATACGGATACGGTGAGCATTACCTCATCCCGATGGAGACAGCCGATCTGTCCGTCTGGCCAGAGAAATATATCTTAGTGATGGACTCCCGTGAGTTTTCCCTTTATAAAACAGTCTGTGGTTTTGCAGAACCGCGTGTGGTTGATTTTGACAGTATCCGTTTGAGCAAAGTCGAATCTCATTTTGATTATTATCTCGGTACCTTTCTTATGCCGAATCTGTCTGACACAGAAGATGATAAAAAATTCGTCTACTATATAAAACCCGGCAGGATTGTCTTTGTGGATGATAAAAACACCGTTCTGCCTCTGCTGCAATGTATAGTCGAAACGAAAAATTGGCAGCAGATCTCTCCTGAACGCTTTTTGTTTGACTTTTTTGACGATCTGACCGGTGATGACATCGATGTCCTGGAAGAACTGGAGGAACGCATCTCAAATCTGGAAGACGCCGTCTTGGCCGGCAACCTGGAAAACTTCAACGAGAAAATGATTGTTTGTCATAAGGAATTGCTCACCTTATTGAATTGTTATACCCAAATTATCGAAATTGCCCATACCTTTCACAACAACGAAAATAACTGTTTTCAGATCAACCGCTTATATCTCTTCCGATTGTTTGCGGAACGCACAGAGCGGCTGAAGAACAATACGCAGAGCATCCGGGAATATTCTATGCAAATCCGGGAAGTCTACCGCTCCAGCATCGAATTGCGGCAAAACAATATTATGACCGTTTTCACGATTATCACTTCGGTTTTTACCCCGCTGACCTTTATCGTGGGTTGGTATGGCATGAATTTCGTGCATATGCCGGAGCTGCACTGGCAATATGGTTATCCTGCAGTAATTCTGATCAGTATACTCACTGTTCTACTCTGCCTCTGGCTCTTTAAAAAGAAAAAATATATCTGA
- a CDS encoding DAK2 domain-containing protein: protein MAEELTKDFLDADDLCRMYFAAANQLLKQRDQINALNVFPVPDGDTGTNMYLTLKSAVDELSAMDHLTVGKVTGAISMGALMGARGNSGVILSQLFRGFSRQMENKEKINTGDYAKAMQEGVNAAYKAVMRPTEGTILTVAKEAAKEALVNARSHKDFVVFFELIVKKSEEALQKTPSQLAVLKQAGVVDAGGAGLLAIYQGFLQGISGKGGEIELPVEEKPQSSSPTSVAQSVVQNSAEIEFAYCTEMIILGEKLDQDHLLQELTPLGDSLMVVGDPKILKVHVHTNHPGKALEYALAMGNLSRVKVENMREQHHHLLLQNEEQTAAGETAAPVTEMKSAGVAAVAAGSGLIDIFHSLGVDFVVEGGQTMNPSTEDIVKAIGQVPAEHVFVLPNNKNIILAAEQAAGLSEKKVYVVPTKNVPQGIASLLAFSPESTDYAAMQQAMLQAANLIRTGQVTHAVRNSTVQGQVIAEGDYLALCEDDIVGSGSDMEIVLKLLLNSLLRDHPEIITIYYGEEVSQTEAEALQKQLQADYPDLEVELYYGGQPVYYYILSAE from the coding sequence GTGGCAGAAGAGCTAACGAAAGATTTCCTGGATGCTGATGATCTGTGCAGGATGTATTTTGCCGCAGCCAATCAATTATTGAAGCAGCGGGATCAAATCAACGCATTGAATGTTTTCCCGGTTCCGGATGGAGATACCGGTACGAATATGTATCTTACGCTCAAATCAGCGGTCGACGAGCTGTCAGCCATGGATCATTTAACGGTGGGTAAAGTGACGGGCGCGATCAGTATGGGTGCTCTGATGGGGGCACGGGGGAATTCAGGCGTTATTTTGTCTCAACTGTTTCGTGGCTTTAGCCGTCAGATGGAAAACAAAGAAAAAATCAACACCGGGGATTATGCCAAAGCAATGCAGGAAGGGGTCAACGCCGCGTATAAAGCAGTGATGCGCCCGACCGAAGGGACAATTCTTACCGTTGCCAAAGAAGCAGCCAAGGAAGCGTTGGTCAATGCGCGCAGTCATAAAGACTTCGTTGTTTTTTTTGAATTGATCGTGAAAAAATCAGAGGAAGCGCTGCAAAAAACACCTTCGCAGCTGGCCGTCTTAAAGCAGGCGGGTGTGGTGGATGCCGGCGGCGCGGGTTTACTGGCGATTTATCAGGGCTTTCTGCAGGGGATTAGCGGTAAGGGAGGAGAGATTGAATTGCCTGTTGAAGAAAAACCGCAATCCTCATCTCCAACCAGCGTTGCCCAGAGTGTAGTGCAGAATTCAGCGGAGATTGAGTTCGCCTACTGCACCGAAATGATTATTCTCGGCGAAAAGTTGGATCAGGATCACTTGCTTCAGGAATTGACTCCTTTGGGTGATTCTCTGATGGTGGTTGGCGATCCGAAAATCTTAAAAGTCCATGTGCATACCAACCATCCCGGCAAGGCGCTCGAATACGCTTTGGCGATGGGCAACTTAAGCCGGGTGAAAGTGGAAAATATGCGGGAACAGCACCACCATCTGCTGCTGCAGAATGAAGAGCAGACGGCGGCCGGCGAAACTGCTGCCCCTGTGACAGAAATGAAATCGGCCGGCGTTGCTGCGGTGGCAGCCGGCTCCGGTCTGATTGATATTTTTCACAGCCTTGGTGTGGATTTTGTGGTGGAGGGCGGCCAAACCATGAATCCCAGCACCGAGGATATTGTCAAAGCCATCGGGCAAGTGCCGGCTGAACATGTTTTTGTGCTGCCCAATAACAAGAATATTATTCTTGCCGCCGAGCAGGCGGCAGGGCTGAGCGAGAAAAAAGTTTATGTCGTTCCCACCAAGAATGTACCACAGGGTATCGCTTCCTTGCTTGCCTTCAGTCCGGAATCGACTGATTACGCGGCAATGCAGCAGGCGATGCTGCAGGCAGCCAATCTCATCCGCACAGGGCAAGTCACGCATGCGGTACGTAATTCCACGGTGCAGGGACAAGTCATTGCCGAAGGCGATTATCTGGCGCTCTGTGAGGATGATATCGTAGGGTCGGGTTCCGATATGGAAATTGTGCTCAAACTGCTGCTGAATTCCCTGCTGCGGGATCATCCGGAGATCATCACGATCTATTATGGGGAAGAGGTCAGTCAGACAGAGGCAGAAGCGCTGCAAAAGCAGCTGCAGGCAGATTATCCTGATCTGGAAGTGGAATTGTATTATGGCGGTCAGCCGGTTTACTATTATATCCTATCTGCCGAATAG